One part of the Nymphaea colorata isolate Beijing-Zhang1983 chromosome 8, ASM883128v2, whole genome shotgun sequence genome encodes these proteins:
- the LOC116259360 gene encoding transmembrane ascorbate ferrireductase 2-like, whose protein sequence is MPVKDGPGLGIEVEHVANAAHVFGVIAAILMLVWCLHYRGGLNLNSSDADHIFNVHPVLMFVGFILFSGEAIMAYKTVREERRKRKLVHLALHLIAGLMGLIGVIAAFKYHGESELPNMYSLHSWLGMATICLFGLQWLIGFITFWYPGAAILTRTRFRPWHIFSGLTIFIMAICTAETGLVSKAQFLSLTLGDEALMIKMIGLTVLLFGISVGLCVSSNDNDGPL, encoded by the exons ATGCCTGTAAAAGATGGGCCTGGTCTCGGCATCGAAGTCGAACATGTGGCAAATGCGGCACACGTGTTTGGTGTTATAGCAGCAATCCTAATGCTTGTTTGGTGTCTCCACTATCGTGGGGGCCTTAACCTGAATTCATCAGATGCCGACCACATTTTCAAT GTACACCCGGTTCTAATGTTCGTTGGTTTCATTCTGTTTTCTGGAGAAG CAATAATGGCCTACAAAACAGTGAGGGAAGAGAGGCGCAAAAGGAAGCTTGTCCATTTAGCCCTGCATCTGATTGCTGGCCTGATGGGCTTAATTGGTGTTATTGCGGCATTCAAGTATCACGGAGAGTCTGAGCTCCCTAACATGTACAGTTTGCATTCATGGCTAGGCATGGCCACCATTTGCCTCTTTGGTCTGCAG TGGTTGATCGGCTTTATAACCTTCTGGTATCCTGGTGCTGCGATTTTGACAAGGACTAGATTTCGTCCTTGGCATATTTTTTCGGGCTTAACAATCTTCATCATGGCAATCTGCACTGCAGAGACTGGACTGGTGTCAAAAGCACAGTTTCTGAGCCTTACACTTGGGGATGAAGCTCTCATGATAAAGATGATAGGACTCACCGTTCTCTTGTTCGGAATTTCTGTGGGCCTTTGTGTGTCTTCGAATGATAACGATGGACCACTGTAG